The Puntigrus tetrazona isolate hp1 chromosome 13, ASM1883169v1, whole genome shotgun sequence genome contains the following window.
actatttctctcctgattcagacaagatgacTTTTTCACAAAGGAAAGCAATATTGTGAATAGAGGACTAATTTTTTCAAGTTAAAAGCATCTTAATAACGGATTTGCTTCTTACTATCACCCAGCTTTTcccttcacaagatgttaactgatggactgaagtggtgcggattacttgtggattactgtgatgctttgatcagatgtttggactctcattctgacggcacccattcactgcaggtgatccattggtgagcaagtgaagTAATgctatttctccaaatctgttctcaagaaacaaattcatcagcATCTTGGGTGGCctaagtacattttcagaaaaatgtaagaattttttttatttttggtaaacaATTCCTGTACTTTCaaatgtaagatattttataaaaacgcAGGAGAGATGAATGCAACTGGCCAGCCAGTCCTGAGATAGTGCAGTCAAACCAGcacagtttacaaaaaaattaatccaTTGAGTTGATTATTGTATGAATTGCAATACAATCAGATTACACCACAACTTGTGTTTTTAAGATGTtcttaaacaaaataataatttagaaaatacatttttcaaaaataccaCTTAGCTTACAAGCTTTTATAATTTATCTTaagtaattgtaatttatttatctatttttatgaTTCCAGCCCCAGATCATTCACATATAAATCTagtacaaaacatttaaaaatacactgaaattgtaaaagcaatattataaaatggaGGGTAAAGTTTCACTAGCAATCATAAACTTGCTTCAAATAGTGCAACTTCAGTTTTAGGCTTTGTCATTTTTACCCCGTCATTCTTTATAGCACATGTAAATAAGACATGTCAAAATGTCACATGATATGAATGGTCATACCGCCCGACCCATACCGTACAGCCGCGTGAGGCCTGAGAGTCCACAGCCCACGCTGAAGGAGGTTCTGGGACCCGGGGGCTCTGTGTAGCGAAACGGGTGTAGCTATGCTTACCTAAAACCCCGCTGGAGTCGATAGGGTACTCCAGGATGGAGGTGGCGGGGGCCAGTGTGTAGGGGTACTCATAGGGCGTCGCGTAAATCAGGCCCGACTCTGGACCGGGCGGCACTAGGGTGGCAGCTGCCGGGTGGGCCGAGCCATTGGGCATGACGGTCTGGATCTGGCGGATGAGGGGCATGATGGTGGGCCCTGCAGGCGTAGGCGTGCGCAAGGCGGTGGGCGGCAGGACAGGCGCTGGGCCGGTGATGATCCGTGGAGCCTGGGCACTCGCTGCAAGAGAGAATGCAAGGGCAGCTGCGGTGAGCGGAAAAATGCGAGGGTAGGGGTGGATGAAGACGGGTGGGGTCgggacaaaaaaacacaaaaacccgTTAGTACCATACACAGGCAAACACTGGGCACAGAGCATGACAGCGACGCTACTCAGCTATTCATTAGTAAACAAGGCAGGGGAGGAGCCAGCGCACTCCTGCAGCCCCACAGAGCCTCAGTATTATTTACCGAAGCGGCAAAGCGAAGAGGAGGTTGTCGCGACATTCGTCGAATTAAGGAAACCTTGTTTTCGCAGACAGCGGTGCATGTTCTCTATTCTTTCAGCTCATTAGCTGCTCTTCGGATGCATTCTGGATCACAATACCGATACACTTGTCAGAGCGTTTATCAGGGAATCGGGGGTTATTTGGGAGAGGTTTACCGAGAGCCGCGCTTACAAAGGCCCCCGAAACAATACCGTCTCTGTTCGTTTGAGAGGAGCTGGCGGCTTACGTGATTTGATATTGGCGTCTCTGTAGGTGCCGTTGAGAATGGCCAGTTCCATCAGCTGCATCTTCTTCAGACTGTCCTCGTTGCATGTACCTGGCGCAATAAACCTCAGGTATAAAGAAAGGCATAAAGATGTCAGTTAAAAAACAAAGCTTTAAGTAGTACGCCGAAAGCGCTTGATTTTAAGTTGAACTGTAGCGCGCGTGTTAATAAATGTACTTGCAAAGTCGTCAAAGTAACGTGTATCGCAAATAGATTTAAATACTGACAAGTTCCAATAGAAATTACTTAAAGCATATTATAGTTTATCATTAATTTTCGACAGTACATTCAGTGGTACACTTCAACCATGTTTCAATGATGATAGAAGTAATAATCAATTAGCAGTTGACCTGCAAGTGATAGACAGGTGAGCAGTTAAACAGACCAAACCAAGGCCAAATACAAACCTTCAAAAGCCTCAAACACTATCAACATTCTTTATTAACTAAATTTGGTGCTATGAATATCAAAAGCTATGAAATTACACGTAAAATGTTAAGTCCTActtctgtggaacaaaaaaagCACCCTAAATTCCGAATAATTACGTTACTATAAATTTTAACTATCGcccattttcatttaattgttacATTGTTCACACTTAATTATATTCTTTTCAAGTATGTTAATTCCGTAATATATATGCTAAAAAATGCCAATTCTATTATTCTTTTTTCCTGTGCAAATCTCATTTTCGACCAGAAATATACTCTTATAGAagtatagcaaaaataaatggtcTGTTGTACATACTCAAAGCGTGTTCTTGCTCTACCGTGGCGGTAATAAACCTTGATACCCAAGGGAGTGATAGAGTTTCCTTCAAATGTCGGTGCCATTAAAACAGATGTGTTATTATTCTAGTAGCAAGCTACGAACATACCGATCATTGAAAGAACTGTGCTCAGCAAGATTTTCTCCAAACGTCTGATCTGCCCATGGCAAAAGACGACCGAAAGAGAAAACTAATCACACTTACGTTGCATTAATGCCTGATACAAGCGTTAAGAATACATATACTTGCTGGATCGTGAATTGCATTCAGAGCTTGCATAACTAGCATTTGAATTCACAAACAATGCGCGGTTTATGTTTCAGATTGAACTAAGTACAAGTAGCGATGATGAACTACTGTACATCGTCTAGAAGTGGGACAGAAGCTCAGCGGTTTTCAAAATAGTGTTGCTTTCCCAGCCGTTTCCCTTCATAACTACACAGCGTttccagaattccctgcatctGTTTAGctaaatgatttttcaaaaacttCAATTAACCAACTTCACCTTTAAAGCTGGCGTGGAACAAAAAATTgcagttgtctttttttccccttttgtgATGTGCATATTTGTGAAATGGCTTCTCGAATGAAAAAAGTGACTTGATGTAGTCCATTATGAATTGCATGGAGTCTTAATTTTAACAacagtaacattaaaaaaaactaaaaagcaaataaatttgCAACATTTTGCTTTAGTAGAGTAATAGATtcttattagtgctgtcaaatgattaatcaccattaaatcgcatccaaaatacaagttttcatttacataatatatggatgtgtactgtgtgtatttattatatacatataaagcacacacatacagcttatatactgaaaatatattatataaaaacacatttaaaatacaaatagaatattttcttaaatatatacatgcgaGTGTTTATATATccatgataaatatacatagttgtcacggtgtggtttagtgtgaaggagcactcgacgagaataaataaacttaaacacttttaagcctcttcaaacggacaaaataataatatacaggtaggcaggcagacgTATaaacctcgacgatcggaccaaggtgaactcaaacacacagggcttaaatatacaacgtaaatacttaataaatgagacacaggtgaagacgctgagacaattaactaaagtaggtcacacggagcacatggcacacgacaaaaacgacaacaaacacaaaggagtccacgtgtgacGATAGTAAACACGCATATAATGcgaacaaaacttttattttgaatgagattaatcGACAGCACTAATACTTATATGTTGTTGTCTTTGTTGTACCAAAATGTGACAGGTTTTTCTGTATggtcagaaaaaataaaataaataaattgtatatatatatatatatatatatatatatatatatatatataataatatataaaaaaaaaaaaaaaaaaaaaaaaatatatatatatatatatatatatatatatatatatatatatatatatatatatatatataataaactgcAACATGCTCATTTTCAGTAACAACACTAGAAGAAAGAGACAATGCATGCCATGTCCCTCACATCACGCCTGAGCTCAGAGAGATCAGAGCTGGCCAGCATTCTCAGCCTCTGTCCCGTGTGGAGATGAGTTACAGTGAGAGAGATGTATTTACTGCCCCGCAGCGCCGCTCCTCTACGAAGCCGTTCCCCAGCGCCCTCCCGTCACCACCGAAACGCTGGCCGCTCCCTGTGTGTATCTAAATATCAATACTTTATTAAGTCAAGAGCCCGCTGATGAATAGAGCCGGACAGAGCTGCTATAAATCACTCTCTGTCTTTATTTAATCAGCCTAATGCGCTCTGTCCTTGAGAAGCAGGCCTCTGCGCATTCACTTATCAGAACCTGAGAACGAGGTGAGAAAGTTTGAGGGGGGGGGACTCTTTTCGGAGATGGCCTACATAGAAGAACTTACGAAAGTTATGaagttatgaaatatatatgttattccttactgtgttgttgttttgatctACAGTACTTCGTCCTGGTGAGCAGACATGCTTTATTAGCGATGACAGATGACGGGACCGCAGGAGGCTGTATCTCTTGTTTTGAAAGCTCCAGGAGGTTGAAGTGAGCTTGGTCTCGTGGATAAAAGAGAGTATTTAATGGCTAGGTATAGCGCGCGAATAAGAGCGTTTGATTCTGTAGGACAgctgaataatttaataaggtTTTTGTCAATTTTGTGTTAAAGCTATTGGTTCTAACTATTGTGAGACAGATCAAATAATGCGTGAAGATTTTTATTTCGGATGGTTCAACCGAAATAAAAATTTGATGAGTTTCTTTCCTCCGTCGAGGAAAATGGTACAACCGAAGGTGTTGCTGGAAAAAGTTGCTTTTACTTCTGGTGCTTTCATCACACTGGAAGTGAAAGGTCGAGTCAGCAGAAATGCGTTATAggatttttaagcatttacatTAAGTGTGCCGTATATCACTCATCTGACAAATACGGTATAGTCATGCATATAATAAATCTGTGTCCTGCATATGGTACACATACTGCATTCTGCGGGGATTGAGGGGTTAATATGGTAGGCCTGCTTTTTCTgaacatatttttgattagCATAAACTTTAGGGTCGATGCGATTTTTCGCCAGAAGACGtttcttatgttcaccaaggctgcattcatttgaacaaaaaaccctgaaaacaGTACTACCGTGACCtatttgtacatatttgaaaatgcagtttctaCCTGTGATGGGATAAAtagtattttcagcatcattacttcagtgtcacacgatgcTTTAGTGATTCTCTTGTGCTACGACTGCTCAAGAAGcttcttaatattattaatcatgCTGATTAAAATGTTCAGGTGTCTTCCATGACATTATACTGTCAGCGTTGACCGGTTTTAATTCCACCCGGATCCGAGCTTGCAGTATCAGGTATGAGCCAGCGAGAGGTGCTGCGATGTCATCAAAGCGTCCATGCTAGGGACGCTAACCTTCTCAGACGGTAATTTAAAAACCAGTCCGTATCATTACCCACACGAGCTAAGCCCTGTTCGGCAGCAGATAGACGCTGAGCTGCGTTTATCGTGAATTCGTCCGCCCATCCGTTTTTCGACAAATCAAAAAACGACGTTTTCCGGCTTGGCTGGGGTTCGGCACCGATGACATCACTGGGCTTTTCACACTCGCCGGTAATGCGCTACAGCACATCTGGcaatctttctctctttctgctccGAGCCACAATCGTTTCTATGACACTCTGCGTTTTCCTGGCCTCTTCCTCTCCGCTGTCCTTCTTTCATCCacatctctcgctctctttctacGACGGCGTTGCCCTGGGCCCTTCCTGCTCAGATCGTGCGCCGCGCCGCACACTGACAGAACAAAGGGCCTCTCTCTGCACCAGAGCGGCTCTGTTAACGCCCGGGTCTCTGTGTGCAGATGCTCCAAGCAAACGCCCATGGTCCTGATCTCAGTGTAATATAAAGAGGGCCCCTGGGAGGGCAAACTGCTAAATCAAATTCTCACCATTTGGCCACTGGCTTATGAATGATTTTGCTATTCCGTTTTGCAATTTCTCCCATTCATAGTTTCACAAGTGGCCTGTTTCTGCATGTGGCTGGTAAACTTTAAACCTTCGTTTTTGCACAGTTTATGAAGTGGTTTGTCATATGgtttttcaaaagtttacatttttgataatacagaaaaataaagaaaaactaaaataatattgtgaaacattattataacttaaaataaacaggTTTTTGCCAATGAATGCGcgattctgagtttatatctcacagttctgttttgtttttctgaccaTTTTCAGAACCTCTATATACTtttctatctatatatttatatatctatacaaatataaatattcgaAAAAATTCAGAGctatcttttacatttttatgcatgcatgtctctctcaatctctctaAAATTCTGTTGCAGAAAAAACTATATTCccaatgcaaaactgaattaattctttggcaaagctgaattttcagcaacattactccagtcttagcGTCACACAATGCTTcagatatcattctaatatactgatttgctgctcaaacattgctgtcatttttaatatttaagtatcggtaacactttagtatagggaccggTTCTCGCTATTAACCAGTTGCTTATTACCATGCTCATGGTTAACACACTGGCATCTTACCAGTGCTTATAAATCACATATACCACAAAACCCGATTCTTTAATCCCAATCCGACCCAACAAACTAAACCTAAAAACgcttattgaggcaaaagtcatagttaatggtttgctAATGAAGAGAATTAGACCTTAAAGaaaaagtgtgaccaaaatgttcatttctttaaaaaagtgtaCTGTACGAGTGTGCCCAAGTCAGACAGTAATATGCTTTTAAAGTCTGCTTGCATAAAGAGGAATCACTCTGAAGCTATTCAGACTGGGATCACAATGACCTTTAGAACACAATGCCTGCCAGCCTACAACTTTCCATCACGGCCTGTCAGGTCTGCCCCTTCATCTCCTCCCCTCGCTCTCCCAAGCTCCGCTTCAAACCCAGAGAGCTGCCCTGCTTTCTGCACGCTACAGGTAGCTGTCTCCTAAAGGGCCGGTCACGCTGACAG
Protein-coding sequences here:
- the LOC122356548 gene encoding protein quaking: MQLMELAILNGTYRDANIKSPALAFSLAASAQAPRIITGPAPVLPPTALRTPTPAGPTIMPLIRQIQTVMPNGSAHPAAATLVPPGPESGLIYATPYEYPYTLAPATSILEYPIDSSGVLGAVTTKVRRHEMRVHPYQRVVTADRATTGN